Within Triticum dicoccoides isolate Atlit2015 ecotype Zavitan chromosome 1B, WEW_v2.0, whole genome shotgun sequence, the genomic segment GACATGGCAATTCACTTTTATTCATGCTGAAACTCATAGGAGAAATATTTAGCTTTCACAAAACCCAAGTGTACAAACTCTAACGAATATGAATAAGGATCCTGAAACAAGGAACTGTCTACTACACTTGATTCTTGTGAGAGTCCGCAGAAGATTTAAAAATTTAAATACAAATAATAGTCCAAGATAAGATCAATAATTCAGTGTTCTTGTTTATTTAGTCAATCGAGAGGAGCAAGAAAAGATTTTTCAGCATGATAGTCATAAATACTTCAGATGTAGAAAAGTATGAAAAGTAGTATTTTGAGACTAATAATTGAGAAAATATATAATGTTCACGCTGGAAGATGAGACAGTTCCATATCAATCTCAATATGGAAACTGAAGCAATATACATTGACATAACAGGAAGAACTGCAACAATACCCAGCAACAAATATCACATACACCTGAGAGCCATCAGCATCCATGTGACCTTGAAACTGCACAAGGAAATATCATGACAAAAGTTTTATATTGTCGGATAGGATACAACAACCATGTATCTTTTTAACAAAGTTGACAATCAGCTCGTAAACAAAGTACCTTGCTAATTGCAAAACATCCTCCAGTATATATCATCTGTGTATTATCATGGTATTATCATGTAGCAAAGCTCCCTACCTTATATTAGCCTAACAAACCTGCCAAAGCTAGCTGCATATAGCGAACAAAAAGTCGGAACAAATTAAGAAAATTGGTATTAAGAGGAGATGAGTAGTATGCATACGGGGATAAAATAATAGGATGGATCGACATGAACAGTGAACAAATATGCGTTATCACCCGAAGACATTTCTACACAACTTTTTGGTCTTTTACCGTGAGAATGCCATGATCCTATGAGAGTGCAGTGTGTGTCAACGGTTCAAAATCAGGAAGAGCAAGGTTgagttgaaaacaacacacacataaGTACATGTAGTTCAATATCCCAATGCCCTTAAGAATTTCTATTGCTCCTGATCCGAATGTGTTTCCAATTTGCTCAAATAAGTTGTTACTTATCCTTGGCAAGTGTATCGTGAACTAACATTTGAAACTGACCATAAGTTCAATCAAGAATTTGGGCCCTGAACAATACTTATTTTGTATTATCTGCAGAGATGCATCATTATTGTATTTATCTTTCAATTTTTCAGGAAAGAAGTTTGAAGGATAGAGCAGTAGCAGCCAAAAGAGTAGTTTAGAATCTAATTGAGTTTCAAACCTAATTTTCCACACAAAGCCTTCGTCTTCTCCACCAAATCATGGTATGCCTTCTTATGAAATCTTTTGTTTTCATTTATGATGATTTCCTGCACTATCAGAGCAGGTTATTTCAAATAAGCCCCAAGTAGTCTATGTGAAGCAATAAAGTGGGAATAAGAAAAAATCAACAGCAAAACTATGCCTTATGATTTAATAGCTTAAAAGGGATGATATTATGAGTTTAAACAAAGAAGTGATTGACATAGTTGCAAAGGTTCACCTGCCAACTTTATTCCTCCCAGTAGACATGGAAATTAGTAATCACCGATCTAGGATAAAGTagaggaaaagaaagatgaaaaagAGAGAGCACCTGTGATAAACACGGACATCCAAGGGACTTCAGTGTCCCATTGTTCTCTTCTTGGCCGCCATCACACCTCTTCCCGGTGGCAACCTGGACAAGCGACAATCAAGAGAGAGCAGTACAAAAGAACACATGTCATTGATGCCCGGGGATACTGGActgttgctatgtatttactgaagTTAGTTGAAGGTCTCGGCGCTTCCTTGTTTATGTAGTTCATGATGGTATGTTCAATCCACATAGATGTACAATTTATAGGAAACACATTATCTGTCTTATGAAATGCTTGTCAGTACTGCAGGAGTGAGCAGTAATGAAGAATATATGTTCCTCTGTCTTATGTTGTTCATGAGTGAGTAGTTGATAAAAGGAAAGAAACCTGACTGGATAACCTAACGCACATGATTCAGCATTTTGGTGGATCAAGAGCTTTCTGATCTATGTGAGTTTGAGAAAACAAACAAAAGACGAAGAGATTGAGAGGGAAAGAGATGTCAGGGGGCAGACCTGCACGGATGAGACAAGAGGGCATCGCTGGGAGCAGGTAACTCGGCAGCGGCAGCGAGGAGATCCGTGCTCCGCGCCGCACGCTCGCACGCGCGTCATCATTCAGACATTCACTGGCTGCCGGCCGCCCCGCGTGCGTCCACGTCCCTGGCGGCGGCGACCTGGTAGAGGACGGAGTGGTGTAGCCGCCTAGAAGAGGCCGGCGCAATTGGGGAGCAGAGGCGGCCATCACCGAAGCCGTGCAGTTTGATCTGAACCCGAAGGCGACGGTGCCAGCGGGCTGGGTGGAGGAGATCTTCCTTCACGGCGGCGGCTCCTTTGCCTTCGATCTCTCTGCTCAGCAAACCCTGGTTAAGTGACCTCGgcacgggcacgcgtggcggcagcgCCAGGAACGACGGCGATGCAAGCAGGACATCCGGAGCAAACGGAGATTTCTTTTGCGTTTTCTTTCCTTTCAACGGGACGCGGACGCGAGGGGCGCGTGAGATTTCTTCTGCGTTTTCTTTCCTTTTGACGGGACGCGGACGTTAGGGGTGGAAATTTTCCTCCGGTGGCAGAGTTTTCGTCCGCCGGTTAAAATTGCTAAAGGCACTTTTGGTGAGTGTTGGTTTTAGTTCGATGGTTAGATTTAATTAAGTGAGTCTGATCGTAAGGCTGTAATTCGCCGGTGTTATTATGTGTAGGTTAGGCTGTGTGTACTTAGCGATGAATATATTTGCTTGTTTAAGAGAAGTAGAGATTATACAGTGTCTCGGAaaaaaaattactccctccgtcccataatacaagagcgtttttaacactagtatagtgtcaaaaacgcttttatattagtggtgtcaaaaacgctcttatattatgagatgggGGGAATAGCATGTATTATATTTGCCTCAAAAAGATAGTATTACATTACCATATATTATATAGTTAACATATTCTCTCTTCGTCCCAAAAGTTAGTACAAACTTGAGTCACAACTATGGCAGGCAAGGGAATGCCACATTACATACACAGAACTAGATGACATCCTACGCGTTGGTTGCAATACATTTCAGAATAACTGAAACGTGAATATAAATAATATGAGACAAAAACTAAAAATACGTAAGTATAATTTATGAATTCAGTGGTAACATAGGGCACATATACAAAAATGCCCAGGATTAACAAGATACTCTTCTTTTGGGCACATAactcatatatgaattcaatggtACCCCCTCTCCCTCTGTTCACAAATGTAAGATGTTTAGGCAGTTTAATATCTTTTTCTGCATATAACTTTTATTtcattgactaaattgacaatctAGGAATAAAAGCCATATATATATAAACAGGAAAGAACATATTAGTAGAATGCCAACTGGGCGCCGTGTGAACTGTGAAGCAGGCTAAAAGCTTAAGAAATGCACCAGGGTATAAACCATTGTCACAAGTTCATAGCATGATTCTCTCAGCAAACAAATGGTAGACTGAAACAGATGTGCAAATCCAAATATTACTAAAACACAACCACGAACCAGGATACACAACGCATACAGCAAGTGATCTCGTCAGTTGCAAAATAGCAGCAACTTTTTGTAGGACCTACTTGCTGCTGCCCTACCAGTCCCATTACATTTCATCACTCAAATCTAGTAAGGCGAAGAAAAGAGACACATAGTACGTCTACATCTGCCTAGGTGACTGATGCATCTAAATACTGCCACCACCGACAGAACAGATGTAGTTCCACTATGACTTTTCTTATGCCTGATGACTCATGTCAACTCTACAGCCTACCAGCTCGACGTACTCCTTTTTATTCCTGCGACAAACCATCAAATTAATTTGATGTCAATAAAGGAGGAGGCCGATGATAATGCATTAAAATTAACACAGGTTGCAGCTGGACGATCATAACAAGCTACGAGCAACAGAGGTTGCATGTGTATTAGCACAGCTTCCTACAGACAAGAATGCATTTACAAGTTCAACAACTGCAACAACTTTTGGTTTCTATTTTCCGTTAATGGAAATCTGAAAAACTTGTATTGGGTGAGACCTATGTAGAAAACAACCAAATACTAGACTAATTGAGGCGCCTATGTGAAAGACTCAGGGATTAATTAAATAATATAATGCCAACTGGTTGCCATGTTAAGGGAACTTAGAAATGCACCGAGGATTAACCATTGCCAGCTCTCAACAAACAGTATATTCATGTCATGTTGAACATGAGATAAATGACCAAAACGTAGGAGCAATATTAATAACAAGGTTATCAAAAGATTAACACATAATACATGACACCTCAAATATATGATAACACTCATGACGGAATAATAGGTCACATTACTACAATGATGTTGATGTCACTCGTTACAAGGCTGTTAGGTAAATTACTGATTAACTGAACTTCCAATTCAGGACAGTCAATCATTTTTTCTCTGAGAGCTGTCAATGTCAACCAAACTGCTCTGCAATCAGTGCGCACAGATGTGACAACTAACAAGAAAATCTTGTGCAGATCTCAGGACTTAATTATAGACACCAAAACTGCGACAATGACacaaagaaaaataataatatccACGAATCATATTATGTGTGTGTACTAGGAAACCAGAGGAGATCAAGAGTGAGTTGGAGGTTATAGCTAAGGGCAGTCCACCCATAGATTACAAAACCGAATGAGCCTTAGTTGATTGCAGCTTCTCATGTTATATAATACATAGTTTTTGTACCTTGTACAAAAGACTAAGCAACCAGCTCTCTGTTACACCTATTTTGTAACAAACGCAGAGCATCCTTGTGAGCTGTTCTCCCAGAGAAAAACAATTTTAACTTAACTCTGTCAAAACATGGACGACTAAATAAATACACTTCCAGATACTGTTGTTAACCTACCACTGTTCAAACTGGaaaagaaatgctacagagatAGCACAAGCAACATAAGGGCACAAAACTGAGACAAATCAAACAATAAAACAGGGGATTATAAATATAGGAGTACCTTGTTCACAGTAGGAGAGTCCATTGCAAAGTATTTTTAGTAGTAAAGTGAACCTGACAGAAAATTATAGTCAACACGTATGTGTTTCATCATTTCTAGATAATATCCAAACGGTCAGTAAATGCCATACCTTGCCACCAATCACCTCTGGTAGCCAGGGAGCCATCTGCATTATCCTCCTTATACTGGATTGGACATATAGGAAACATTCAAAACATTGCTAATATATAATCAACTAGGGGATGGATTATTTGCAATGCAATTTCAATGTACATTTCTGGATGATTCATCAGCTTGCTTGTGTGGAGAGCTGTCATAGAAGTCCCGGCCACCGTAATGCACAGACGAGCCAAAATAAGGTGACTCTGAGGACTCGTTTGGATAAAACTGTTTTCCATCTTTATATGCAACACGACCATTAGTAGGGTTGCCTTGGGATTTGGCATCTGAATACAAATTGAAAATTACAGTGTTAGTTCACTGTTGTATCACATATCAATCAATTGCCCAAATTTCCAGTCAAGCTAAGATGACTATCAACATCAgtagaagaactcatatacttcctTTTTTTTGTACGGTGTTCACAAATTTAACACTATATGCCCAGCAACGCTGGAATAGAGGATACCTGCAATGCCCCCGCCACTCAGCCCTTTGGGGTTCTGCTTGTTCAGTATCGTGTACAGGTCCATCTGCCTGGCGTCTCTTGGATTTGCCTTTCAGGTCAAACAAAAGCAGCAGCGTCATCAGAGGTATTCCCAAACAGATGTTTATAGAACAACAAACATACAGAACTCGCTGATCACGAAACTTGCCCCGAAATTAGTAACCACATGACGAACTCAAGAGGAAAAGAATCGGGCAGGAGATAACGAGGTATCAGAATCGCCGAATCACATCCCCAATTCACGACTAACAGATCGTAAAGACAGGCGGCGTGAAGAAACGGTACCGCAGGCGACGCCGGTGCGGAGAAGACGGAGCTGAAGTATCCGTTGGCCGcgggcggcgcggctccggcggccGAGGGGGCGGGCGGCGACCTCTTCTTGGCGTCCATGCTGGCGGCGGTTTAGGAGACGAACGAaaggggggagaaggagaaggatagGGCACGTGAGTTGGTCGTTATTGGCGGCGGCGTGGCGTGGGTCGGAGGGGAGGGAGGAGCTCGCACTTCTTTGCTTGCCTCGTGGCGCTCTGCTCCGGCCTCCATCTGCCCCTGCCTCTTATAAAGGCTCCGGGAACAGGCCTGCTCTGCTATTTCGGGAGATACGGAAGGGCCGGACGGGAAGAGTGTCATTTGCTTTCCTAGGCagcatttttttttccttttgatttTGAAGATGCTCGTAGGCAGCATTGGGAGATACTATTGGTAATCtcaattccacctcgatcatataatTCCATCTAGGATTACAACAGGTTGTTTTTCGCAACAACCATTTGGTTTGACAAAGAGAATTTGAGGAGTGGTTACAAACCCACAATTTTGTATTAAATAATCAAAGTTATAAAGTGTTTATATATATTATTCTGCATTTCAAACTTTTAAAAAATTAACTATATGGGTTCTAAAATTCCAATAATTGGAATTTGAAGTTCCACTATTAGATATCAAATTTGAAATTGTGTTTTCAAATATTTACATTTGGAACTTTATAGTTAAACAAATCTAAATTCAGAGTTTTGAATTTAAGAATATGAAATGATTGAACTTTTAAAATATCATAGTTCAAATATTTGAAAACAAAACTATTGATATTTTGATATTTAAG encodes:
- the LOC119346868 gene encoding uncharacterized protein LOC119346868, which codes for MDAKKRSPPAPSAAGAAPPAANGYFSSVFSAPASPAANPRDARQMDLYTILNKQNPKGLSGGGIADAKSQGNPTNGRVAYKDGKQFYPNESSESPYFGSSVHYGGRDFYDSSPHKQADESSRNYKEDNADGSLATRGDWWQGSLYY